A stretch of DNA from Curtobacterium sp. MCBD17_035:
AGAGCTCGAGGTTCGCCTCGGCGTTCTCGAAGCGGATCGGGTTGATCTTGTGCGGCATCGTCGACGACCCGGTGGCACCGGCGACCGGGATCTGCGTGAAGTACCCCATCGAGATGTAGGTCCAGACGTCCGTCGCCAGGTTGTGCAGGATGCGGTTCGCGTGCCGGACCCGGTCGTACAGCTCGGCCTGCCAGTCGTGCGACTCGATCTGCGTGGTGAGCGGGTTCCACACGAGCCCGAGCGACTCGACGAACGCCCGGGAGAGTGCTGGCCAGTCGGCCTCGGGATCGGCGGCCAGGTGCGCGGAGAACGTGCCGGTCGCGCCGGAGAACTTGCCGAGGTACTCGGTGTCCTCGACCTGCGCGAGCACCCGCTCGAGGCGGTGGACGACGACGGCGAGCTCCTTGCCGAGCGTCGTCGGCGTGGCCGGCTGTCCGTGCGTGTGGGCGAGCATGGGGACCGCGCGGAGCTCGACCGCCCGGGTGCGGAGCGCGTCGGTGACGGCTCGGGCGGCGGGCAGCCAGACGTCCTGCACGGTGTCGCGGATGGTGAGCGCGTAGGCCAGGTTGTTGACGTCCTCGCTCGTGCAGGCGAAGTGCGTCAGCTCGGCGATGGCGTCGAGCCCGAGTTCGGACAGCCGGGCGCGGACGAAGTACTCGACGGCCTTGACGTCGTGTCGGGTGGTGGCCTCGAGCCCGGCGAGCTCGTCGATCGCCGCCTGCCCGAAGTCGTCCGCGACGGCGCGCAGCGCTGCTCGGTCGTCGATCGACAGCGGCGACGTCGCGAACATCGCGTGGTCCGTCAGGAACACGAGCCACTCGACCTCGATCCGGACGCGGGCCCGGTTGAGACCCGCCTCGGAGAGGTGTTCCCCCACCGTGTGCACGACCGGGAAGTACCGCCCGTCGAGCGGGCTGATCGGCTGCGGGGGAAGGGGTGTCATGGGGCTCCCTGACGGACTGCCGGTTCGATCTGGTGGAAGAGGGCCCGCGACGCGCGTTCGATGGTCGCGAGGACCCGGTCGAACTCGTGCCGATCCGCGTAGTACGGGTCGGGCACGTCGGCGTGCTGCGGCCAGGCCTCGTCGTACCGCAGCATGAGCGTCACCTTCGCGGCGTCGTCCATCGTGGGGGCCCACGATCGCAGGATGCGCTCGTGGGAGCGGTCGAGTGCGACCACCAGGTCGAACTCCGGGAACCGGTCCGGGTCGAACTGACGGGCGCGATGCCTGGACCCATCGTATCCGCGTGCCGCGAGGGCGGCGATCGTCCGCTCGTCGGCCGGTTCGCCCACGTGCCAGTCGCCCGTGCCGGCGGACGAGACGGCGAAGCGGTCGGCGACCCCGGCCTCCTCGACGATGCGGCGGAAGACGACCTCGGCCATCGGGGACCGGCAGATGTTGCCGCTGCAGACGAAGGAGATGCGGAACGGCGACGAGGTCGGGACGTCGGCGGCCGAGGGCATCTGCACATCATGGCGCACCGTCGGCCACGACGCGAGGGCACCCCCGTCCACCGGACGGTCCGTCGTCGGTCGTGCTCGACCCGCGAGCGGTGTCGAGATACCCTCAGGGCGGGAGGGTCTTGCCCTTCACCTCTGGGTACCGGGTGAAGTGGAACGACCCGGTGTTGTTCCGGAATGTCACCCGTGGGCGAGATAACGGCGATGTACGAAGTTTCGCCGTCGCGTCCGCCTGATCACGCACCTAGCCTCCTCGTACCCAGTCAGGGGTACGTGATGTGGTCATCGGAGCGAACGCGTATGGAAGAGATGCTGACCTCGGTCGGGACGGAACAGGCGGCGGACGTCGCTCGGGCGCGAGGCGGAGGTGGTCGGACACCGCGGCCGGGCTACCCGCGACCGCGCCGGTTCCAGCTGCGTCGGCCGCGGTGGCTCGAGGCGCTCGACGACGCCGCTCGCGCGCAGATCGTGTGCGTCCGTGGTCCGGCCGGGACCGGGAAGACCACCGTGGTGGCCGACTGGGTCGACCGCGAGGTCACCGACGGCGGACGACGCGTCGCGTGGCACGGTGCCCGCGAGACCGACACACGGTGCGGGTTGTGGTGGAGCGTGGTCGCCCAGCTCCGACGGGAAGCGGACGGACCGCAGCCCGAGCACCCCGACCGCGATGACGCGCCGGACGAGGAGGTCGTGGCGGCGTTGCTCACCCGACTCGACGGCGACGAGGTCATCGTGCTCGACGAGTTCGACCGGCTCCGCGACGCCGGGATCGCGGCAGCGGTGGAGGACGACGTCGCCTGGCTGCTCGAACGCACCCGCTGCACGGTCGTGGTCGTGTCGCGGCGCAGCACGGCGTTCGAGGGGAGTGCGGTCGCGGCCCGGTTCGACGTCGAGGTCCTCGACACGTCCGGCCTGCTCTTCACCCAGCAGGAGACCGCGGCGGTCCTGACGCTCCGCGGTGTCGCGTTCGACAGCCCCGCCATCGCGATGGTGCACGAGCGGCTGTCCGGCTGGCCGACCGCGGTGCAACGGCTGACGAACCAGCTCGCGCTCGAACCGCACCGGGTGTGGCACCGCGACGAGCTCGAGCCCGTCGTCCGCCGCATCGCCGTCGAGATCGTCGACGAGTTGACGTCGGGGCTGCGGGGGACGGCGTCGTGGCCGGCGATCGTCACCGGCGCGGTCCTCCCGTTCATGAACAAGGACATGCTCGTCCGCGACGAGGGCGACGCGGCGCAGGTCGCGCAGCTCCTCGACGTGGCGGAACGAGCCGGGCTCGGCGCGTGGACCCGCGTGCGCGGCCGCTCCCGCTTCACGCTCACCCCCGTCGTCAAGCGCGTCCTCACGGAGCAGCTGGCCCTGCAGGAGGACCGTTCCATGCCCGACATCGCGGCCGCCGGAGCGCGTCTGCTCGAGGGGGAGGGCGAGATCCGGGAGGCCGTTGGCCTCGCCGCCGCCGCGCAGGACTGGCCGTACCTGGCCGCGCTGACGCGACAGCACTACGCGGTGCTGTGCCGCGACCACCACGCCGAACTCGTGGCGATCCTCGCCGTCGTGCCGCGTGACCACATGGAGACGGACCCCTGGCTCCTCCACCTGCAGGCGGCCATGCACTTCGCCGACGACGGCGGGCGGACGGCGGTGCCGGCCGCGGCCTTCGCCCGGGCCGACGCCGCGGCGCGCGAGCGGTTGAAGTCCGACGTCGGAGCGGAGAGCGTCCGCGACTCGGTCCTCCGCGTCGCGTCCCTCCGCCGCGCCGGGAGCTTCGGACGGGCCCTCGCGGTCGCCCGGTCCCTGCCGGACCTGCTCACGGCGATGCGCACCACGCCGGCCGCGGGCGTGCGCCTGAGCGCGGACGGCCACATGCAGGTCGGCATCACGCACCTGCACGACGGCAGCCACGAGGAGGCCCTGCAGCACTTCGCGCCGCTCGCCCGCTCGAACGAGGACCCGCACCTGCGCATCCAGGCGATGGGCTACTCCGCCTACCTGCACGTCCTGCGCGGGGACGTCCGGCGTGGTCGGGAACTCGTGACCCTCGCGATGCGCGACGGCAGCTGGTTCCCATGGCGGCACAGCGTGTGGGCGGTCCCCGTCCACGTCGCCGCCGCCCTCGCCGCACTCGAGACCTGGGACCTCCCGACGGTCGACCGGCACATGCGGGTGCTCGACACCCTGCCGTACGACCTCGAGGACTGGCCGCTCGTCGTGCACCTCCGCGCCTTCCGACTGTTGCTCCAGGGCGACGGCCTCGGAGGGTTCGGGGTGATCCGCGACGCCGAGGGCCACTACGGCCGTGACGCCCTGAGCAACCACCACCAGGGCCTCATGCACGTCCTCAAGTCCGACCTGCTGCTGCTCGCGCGGCAGGCGAAGGCCGCGCTCGCCGGCCTCCGCCCGTTCCTCGACGGGCGCGAGAGCGTCGCCGGCGCCCAGGCGCGCGCGCTGCTCCTCGCGGGCAACGCGCCACATGCCCGTCTCTTCGCCGACCGGCTCATGTGGCGGAGCAACCCGAGCCCCCGGACCCGGACCGAGCTCCACGTCGTCCGCGCGGTCGCGTCCTGCCGGCTCGGCGACCTCGACGCCGCGCGGACGTCGCTCGACGAGGCGGCGACGGTGAGCAGCGCGCGGGGCCTGTCCACCCCGTGGTGGCTCGTCCCACGCGACGAACTCGAGGGGTTGTTCGACCAGGTGGCCCCGCACCTCCGGCCGGTGCTCGCGGACGCCCCGTCGGTGTACTCGAGCGACCTCACGGTGCCGCGGCTGACCCGCCGCGAGGGGGTCGTGCTCACGCGGCTCCGGGCACAGGGCTCGATCGAGGACATCGCCACCGACCTGGGGGTGTCGCCGAACACCGTGAAGACGCAGGTGCGGAGCATCTACCGCAAGCTCGGCGTCGGCTCCCGTGCGGAGGCCGTGCGGGTCGCGTACGAGTGGCACCTCATGGGAGCGCCGGAGGGGCAACGGGCCGACGTCTAGGGCCGGGCCACCGTCCCCGCACCAGCGACCGCGCGTGGCCGCGGAACGGCGGCGGGCCCGCGGAACGGCGGCGGGCCCGCCGACCGGAGTCGACGGGCCCGTCCACGGGGAAGCCGTGTCAGCCGCGGTAGTTCGGCGCCTCGACGACCATCTGGACGTCGTGCGGGTGCGACTCCTTGAGCCCCGCCGCGGTGATCCGGACGAACTTGCCGCGGGCCTTGAGCTCGGGCACCGTGCGACCGCCGACGTAGAACATGGACTGCCGGAGGCCGCCCACGAGCTGGTAGACAACGTTGCCGAGGGCGCCGCGGTAGGGCACCTGGCCCTCGATCCCCTCGGGGATGAGCTTGTCGTCCGAGGGGACGTCCGCCTGGAAGTAGCGGTCCTTCGAGTACGAGGTCTTCTTGCCGCGGGTCTGCAGCGCGCCGAGCGACCCCATGCCGCGGTACGTCTTGAACTGCTTGCCGCCCACGAACACGAGGTCCCCGGGGGACTCGTCGCAGCCGGCGAGCAGCGAACCGAGCATGACCGTGTCGGCACCCGCGACGAGCGCCTTGGCGATGTCGCCCGAGTACTGCAGGCCGCCGTCCGCGATCACCGGCACTCCGGCCTCGCGCGCGGCCAGTGAGGCCTCGTACACGGCCGTGACCTGGGGCACCCCCACGCCCGCGACGACGCGCGTCGTGCAGATGGAGCCCGGACCGACGCCGACCTTGACCGCGTCGACACCGGCGTCGATGAGCGCCTGCGCGCCCGCGCGGGTCGCGACGTTGCCGCCGATCACGTCGACCCCCGCGAACGCCGGGTCCGCCTTGAGCCGGCGCACCATGTCGAGGACGCCCTCGCTCTCGCCGTTCGCGGTGTCGACGACGAGCACGTCGACGCCCGCCTCGAGCAGGGCCGTCGCCCGTTGCCAGGCATCGCCGAAGAAGCCGATCGCGGCACCGACGCGCAGGCGGCCCTCGGCGTCCTTCGTGGCGTCCGGGTACTTCTCGCTCTTGTCGAAGTCCTTGACCGTGATGAGCCCGCGGAGCCGGCCGGACGCGTCGACGAGCGGGAGCTTCTCGATCTTGTGCTGGGCGAAGATCGCGACCGCCGCCTCGGGGTCGATGCCCTCGGGCGCGGTGATGAGGGGCGCCTTCGTCATGACGTCGCGGACGAGTGTCGTGCTCTGCTCGAACGGCGCGACGAAGCGCATGTCGCGGTTGGTGATGATGCCGACGAGCGTGCCGTCGGACTCCACGACCGGGAGTCCCGAGACGCGGAACTGCCCGCAGAGTGCGTCGACCTCGGCGACGGTGGCGTCGGGCCGCGTGGTCACCGGGTTCGTGATCATGCCCGACTCGCTCCGCTTGACCTTGTCGACGGCGGCCGCCTGGTCGGCGATCGACAGGTTGCGGTGCAGGATGCCGATCCCGCCCTGGCGGGCCATCGCGATCGCCATGCGCTCCTCGGTCACGGTGTCCATGGCCGCCGACAGGAGCGGCACCGCCACCTCGATCCGCTTGGTGAGGCGCGAGCGGGTCGACGCCTCGCTCGGGATGACGTCGGTGTGCCCGGGGAGCAGCATGACGTCGTCGTAGGTGAGTCCGATGAATCCGAACGGATCCGGCTGGTCCATGGGTCCCTCTCGTCGTTCCGGGCTGGCTGCAGGTGCTCCGGCCACGACGTCGGGTACCGGATGGGACATGGTAACGCGGGCGCGTGGGCCCGCCATTCCCGCAGCCGGGCGCCGTCCGACCGGGTGGGAGGCAGGACCTGAGCGGTCCGCCCGGGTTCGGCTGAGCGGACGCTGGGTCACCACTCGCGCTCCTGTGCATCATCACGGTTCCGTGACGAAGCACGCAGGGAACCTGATGGAAACACAGGTGACACAAACGCTCCGTACTGTCGGCGCAACCGCACGGACCGCCCGATCGGACGGAGGTCGTGCCGGAACCGTCGACGTCCGACGGTCCGAGAGGGAGGCTCAGTGGGTTCCACGACGTCGACGGGCACGGCGCCGCACAGGCCCCGTCCCCGCACCCGGGCGGGCCGGCACCGCCCGGTGGTCCTGCTCCTCGCCGCACTGCTGTCGCTCGCCGCGGTCGTGGGCCTCCAGTGGGCGTCCGCGCCGCGCGCGGTCGCGGCCACGGCGGCGACCTGCACGGTGAGCGACGCGAACGGCTGCATCCAGGGCACGATCCTCGACTCGGACCGCGAGCCGGTCCGGGGAGCGGAGGTCCGGGTCACGGGACCGGGTGGGTTCGCCGAGACCTCCACGACGGAGGACGACGGTCGCTGGTCCGTCCGCATCACGACGTCGGGCCGGTACCGGGTCTCCCTCGACCAGACGACCCTGCCCCAGGGGCAGTACCTGGCCGACGCGCAGCAGGACGCGCGCCCCGTGCAGGCCACGGTCGGGTCGAACGCCGGCACGATCTTCCAGCTGACCACCGTCAAGGGCGCGACGAGCGCGAGCCTCGACGACGGTTCGGGCGTCACCTGGGGTCGGACCTGGCAGCAGCTCGCATCCGGCATCCGCCTCGGGCTGCTCATCGCGCTCGCGTCGGTCGGCCTCTCGCTCATCTACGGCACCACCGGGCTCTCGAGCTTCTCGCACGGCGAGCAGGTCACGCTCGGCGGGCTCCTCGCCTACCTGTTCGCGAACGTCCTGGGGTTCGACATCTGGCTCGCCGGGATCATCGTGGTCGTGCTCTGCGCGGCGACCGGGTACCTGCAGGACGCCGTGATCTGGCGCCCCCTCCGACGGCGGCGGATCAGCCTGACGCAGCTCATGATCGTGACGATCGGACTGTCGATCGCGCTCCAGTACGCGTTCCAGTACTTCTTCGGGGCGGCGACGGTGCGGATCCAGCAGGGCAACCCGCGCACGGTCGACTTCGCCGGCGTGACGCTGACCGTGCAGTCGTACGTCGCGATGGGCATCGCGGTGCTCGTGCTGGTCGGGACCGGCCTGTTCCTCGTCCGGACCCGCCTCGGCCGGGCCACCCGCGCGGTGTCCGACAACCCCGCACTCGCGGCGGCGTCCGGCATCGACGTGGACCGGGTGATCCGGTTCGTGTGGACCCTCGCCGCGGGCCTCGCCGGCCTCTCGGGCGTCATGCTCGGGCTCGTCCTCAACGGGGTGAACTGGCAGACCGGGCTGCAGCTGCTGCTCCTCATGTTCGCGGCGGTCACGCTCGGCGGCCTCGGCACGGCGTACGGCGCGCTCGTCGGCTCGATGGTGATCGGCATCGTCGTGGAACTCACGAACCTCGTGCTGCCCGGCGACTTCAAGTACGCCACCGCGCTCGTCATCCTCATCCTCGTGCTGCTGCTCCGGCCGCAGGGCATCTTCGGACGCGCCGAACGGATCGGTTAGGGAACGGACCATGGACTACCTCGTCAGCCTGCTCACGTCGCTCTCGGCCGAGGCGATCGCGCCCACCACGGCGGCGTTCGCCATCGCCGCGATCGGCCTCAACATCCACTTCGGGCTCACCGGACTGGTCAACATGGGACAGGCCGCGTTCCTGTTGCTCGGCGCGTACGGGTACGCGATCGCGGTCATCCACGGCGTGCCCGTGGGACTGGCGATCGTCATCGCACTGCTCACGGCGATCGTGTTCGCGGTCGTCCTCGGCATCCCGACGCTCCGGTTGCGGGGGGACTACCTCGCGATCGTCACGATCTCGGGCGCCGAGATCATCCGGATGGTGGGGCGTTCCAGCCTCCTGACGACGGTCACGGGCGGGTCGAACGGCCTCACCGGGTCGAGCTACCGCGACTCGTTCAACGCGCTGTCGTTCCTGCCCGAGGGCAGCACGCGGATCCTCTGGTTCGACTTCACGAACAACGGCGTCAACGGCTGGTGGATCCGCATCGTCGGTTGGGGCCTCGTCGCCCTGTTGTCCCTGATGTTGTTCGCGCTCACGCGGAGTCCGTGGGGGCGCGTCCTCAAGGCGATCCGCGAGGACGAGGACGCCGTCCGCTCCCTCGGCAAGAACGTGTACTCGTACAAGATGCAGGCGCTCGTGCTCGGCGGGGTGATCGGTGCGCTCGCCGGCATCGTGTACGTCCTGCCGTCGTCCGTGCAGCCGGACGCGATGGGCCGCTCGATGACCTTCTTCATCTGGACCGCACTCATCCTCGGCGGGGCGGCGACGGTCTTCGGCCCCGTGCTCGGCTCGGTCCTGTTCTTCGTCGTCCGGCTCGCCATCCGCACGCTCGCGAGCGACGTCATCCCGAACTCGATCATGAACACGCAGCAGGCCGAGCAGTTCTCGTACGTCCTCGTCGGGGTCGCGCTCATGCTGCTCATCGTGTTCCGCCCGCAGGGACTCCTCGGGAACAAGAAGGAGCTGACGTTCAGTGTCTGACCCCACGACCGCGGCCGTCGCCCTCCGGGACGTCCCGCACGCGCCCGGTTCCGCCAAGCCCGACCCCGTGCTCCGCGTCGATCGCATCACGCGCCGGTTCGGTGGGATGACGGCGGTGGACGTCGACCACCTCGAGGTGCAGCGCGGCGCGATCACGGCCCTCATCGGACCGAACGGCGCCGGCAAGACCACCTTCTTCAACCTGCTCACGGGCTTCGACAAGCCGAGCTCCGCGCCGCGGGCCCTCGCCCGGCGGCGCCCGGAGGACGCGGCGTGGGAGTTCGACGGCCGTCCGCTCGGCTCGGTCGGCGCGGCCGCGGTGGCCCGCGCCGGCATGGTGCGGACGTTCCAGCTCACGAAGGCGCTGTCCCGGCTCACGGTGCTGCAGAACATGCTGCTCGGCGCCACGGACCAGCCCGGTGAGCGGTTCTTCACGGCCCTCGTCAAGCCGCTGTGGGCCAAGCGGGAGGCCGAGATCACCGAGAAGGCGCGCGAGCTGCTCGCCCGCTTCTCGCTCCTCGACAAGCAGGACGACTACGCCGGGTCGTTGTCCGGTGGGCAGCGGAAGCTGCTCGAGATGGCGCGGGCGCTCATGTCCGATCCGACGATGATCATGCTCGACGAGCCGATGGCGGGCGTGAACCCCGCGCTCACCCAGAGTCTGCTCGGGCACATCCAGGGCCTCCGCGACGACGGCATGACCGTTCTGTTCGTCGAGCACGACATGCACATGGTCCGGCACATCTCGGACTGGGTCGTCGTGATGGCCGAGGGGCGCGTGGTCGCCGAGGGGCCCGCGGCCAGCGTGATGGAGGACCAGGCCGTGATCGACGCCTACCTCGGCGCGCACCACGACACGGACCTCGGTGACGACGCGCTCCTCAGCGACGAGACGCTCGACGAGCTCGAGCAGGAGGTCGCGGCCGAGGACGCCGCCCACGACCAGGACCACCCGGCGCCGCCGACGGCGAGCGATCACATCGGAGGAACCACGCGATGACCGCCACCATCGGGGAGCCCGTGCTGCGGGCCCAGAACGTCGTGGCCGGCTACCTGCCGGGCGTCGACATCCTGAACGGTTGCGACCTCGTGTGCGCGCCGGGGGAGCTCATCGGCATCATCGGCCCGAACGGCGCCGGCAAGTCGACGCTCCTCAAGGCGCTGTTCGGGCTCGTGACGGTCCGGAGCGGCAGCGTGACCCTCGAGGGCGAGGACATCACGAACCACCGGGCCGACAAGCTCGTGCGGGCCGGGATCGGGTTCGTCCCGCAGACGAACAACGTGTTCCCGTCACTGTCGATCCAGGAGAACCTGCAGATGGGGATGTACCTGCGGCCACGGAAGTTCGCCGAACGGCTCGAGGTCGTCTACGACCTGTTCCCCGTCCTCGGCCAGCGACGGGGGCAGCGGGCCGGATCGCTGTCCGGCGGCGAGCGACAGTCGGTGGCCATGGCCCGCGCCCTCATGATGGACCCGAAGGTGCTCCTGCTCGACGAACCGAGCGCCGGGCTGTCGCCGGTGCGGCAGGACGAGACGTTCATCCGCACCCGACGGATCAACAAGGCGGGCGTCTCGATCGTCATGGTCGAGCAGAACGCCCGCCGCTGCCTGCAGATCTGCGACCGGGCGTACGTCCTCGACCAGGGACGCAACGCCTACTCGGGCACCGGCCGTGCGCTCGCGGACGACCCGAAGGTGATCGAGCTGTACCTCGGTACCCTCGCGAAGGACGTCGACGCCGCCGGGTAGGCCGCGCCGACCGCGGGTGCCGCCGTGGGGGCGGCATCCGCCGGGAGGGCCGGACGAGGTCGCGCGAGCGCCGTGCGGTCCTCCCGCCCCCGCACCACGCCCGGGAGGCCCGGACCGCGCCCGCCCCGCTGCTAGCGTCGGGTCCGTGCCCACGTCCGGCCGCCGCCCCGCTCCCGAACACCGCCCCGTCCTCGACGGCGTGGTGTGGGTCGTGTTCGCCCTGCTCTTCGTCGGCGCGGCCCTCGTGCTCAAGGTGTTCGCGGTGCTCGTCGTCGTGCTCCTCGTCCTCGCCGTCGGACTCGGGCTGACGCTCCGGCTGCTCCGCCGCTCGCGTCGGTGACGCGCGCGGCGCACGGTGCCGTGCCTCCCGGCCGTGCCCGACGCGTCGCTCGCGGACCGGTGCGCACCGTCCGGCCGGCCCGTTCCCGGGTCGGCCCGGCCCGCTAGTCTGACCCGGTGACTGAAGTCGAGATCGGGGCCGGCAAGCGCGGACGACGGGCGTACGCCTTCGACGACATCGCGGTGGTGCCCTCGCGGCGCACGCGCGACCCGCGCGACGTGTCCGTGCAGTGGTCGATCGACGCCTTCACCTTCGACGCGCCGATCATCGCAGCGCCCATGGACTCGGTGGTCTCGCCCGCGACCGCGGTGCACATGGGCCGCCTCGGCATGCTCGGTGTCCTCGACCTCGAGGGCCTCTGGACCCGGTACGAGGACCCGGAGCCGTACCTCGCCGAGATCCGCGAGCTCGCCGACGGCGACGTCACGGCCCGCATGCAGCAGATCTACGCCGAGCCGATCAAGCCCGAGCTCGTGACCGCCCGCCTCGCCGAGATCCGCGCCGCGGGCGTGCCGGTCGCCGGCGCGCTGAGCCCGCAGCGTACGCAGGAGCTGTACCAGACCGTCGTGGACGCCGGTGTCGACCTCTTCGTGATCCGGGGCACCACCGTGTCGGCGGAGCACGTGTCCCAGAACCAGGAGCCGCTGAACCTCAAGGAGTTCATCTACGAGCTCGACGTGCCCGTGATCGTGGGCGGCGCGTCGACATACACGGCCGCGTTGCACCTCATGCGGACGGGCGCCGCGGGGGTCCTCGTCGGCTTCGGCGGCGGTGCGGCATCGACGACACGCGCGGCGCTCGGCATCCACGCGCCCATGGCCACCGCGGTGGCGGACGTCGCCGGTGCCCGGCGCGACTACCTCGACGAGTCCGGCGGCCGCTACGTGCACGTCATCGCCGACGGTGGGCTCGACACCTCGGGCGACATCGTCAAGGCGATCGCGGTCGGTGCCGACGCCGTCATGCTCGGCACGGCGCTCGCGCGTGCCACGGACGCCCCGGGCGGCGGCTACCACTGGGGCGCCGAGGCGCACCACCCCGAGCTCCCGCGCGGACGCCGGATGCACGTCGGCTCGATCGCGCCGCTCGAGGACGTCCTCGCCGGCCCGACCCCGACGAGCGAGGGCCGGGCGAACCTGGTCGGCGCACTCCGCCGGTCGATGGCCACCACCGGATACTCCGACGTCAAGGAGTTCCAGCGAGTAGAAGTGGTCGTGGCGCCGTACCACGCCTGACCCGCCCGCTCGGCGGTCGTCCGGAGCCCGGCGCCGCGGGCTGCGTCGCCGGCGTGGCCGACCACGCGGTACGGAGGCGGACATGGCCAGGACGACGGTCTCGAACTCGAACAAGATCGGTCCGGAGGAACGTGCGGCGGCCATCCAGGCCCTGAAGTCACGCGAACTCGACGTGCTCGTCATCGGGGGCGGCATCGTCGGCACGGGGAGCGCGCTCGACGCCGTCACGCGCGGGCTGAGTGTCGGCATCGTCGAGGCCCGGGACTGGGGATCGGGGACCTCCAGCCGCTCGTCGAAGCTCGTGCACGGCGGGATCCGGTACCTGGAGCAGCTCAACTTCGCGCTCGTCCGCGAGGCCCTCATCGAGCGCGGCCTGCTCCTGCAGCGACTCGCCCCACACCTCGTCAAGCCCGTGAAGTTCCTCTACCCGCTCAACCACCGGGTCTGGGAGCGGTTCTACATCGGGATCGGCATGGCGATGTACGACGCGTTCAGCTGGAGTGGCGGGCGACCCCCGGGCGTCCCGCACCACCGGCACCTGTCGAAGCGCCAGGTGATGCGTGCGATCCCGAGCCTCGCGAAG
This window harbors:
- a CDS encoding ABC transporter ATP-binding protein, with protein sequence MSDPTTAAVALRDVPHAPGSAKPDPVLRVDRITRRFGGMTAVDVDHLEVQRGAITALIGPNGAGKTTFFNLLTGFDKPSSAPRALARRRPEDAAWEFDGRPLGSVGAAAVARAGMVRTFQLTKALSRLTVLQNMLLGATDQPGERFFTALVKPLWAKREAEITEKARELLARFSLLDKQDDYAGSLSGGQRKLLEMARALMSDPTMIMLDEPMAGVNPALTQSLLGHIQGLRDDGMTVLFVEHDMHMVRHISDWVVVMAEGRVVAEGPAASVMEDQAVIDAYLGAHHDTDLGDDALLSDETLDELEQEVAAEDAAHDQDHPAPPTASDHIGGTTR
- a CDS encoding GuaB3 family IMP dehydrogenase-related protein, with translation MTEVEIGAGKRGRRAYAFDDIAVVPSRRTRDPRDVSVQWSIDAFTFDAPIIAAPMDSVVSPATAVHMGRLGMLGVLDLEGLWTRYEDPEPYLAEIRELADGDVTARMQQIYAEPIKPELVTARLAEIRAAGVPVAGALSPQRTQELYQTVVDAGVDLFVIRGTTVSAEHVSQNQEPLNLKEFIYELDVPVIVGGASTYTAALHLMRTGAAGVLVGFGGGAASTTRAALGIHAPMATAVADVAGARRDYLDESGGRYVHVIADGGLDTSGDIVKAIAVGADAVMLGTALARATDAPGGGYHWGAEAHHPELPRGRRMHVGSIAPLEDVLAGPTPTSEGRANLVGALRRSMATTGYSDVKEFQRVEVVVAPYHA
- a CDS encoding ABC transporter ATP-binding protein, with translation MTATIGEPVLRAQNVVAGYLPGVDILNGCDLVCAPGELIGIIGPNGAGKSTLLKALFGLVTVRSGSVTLEGEDITNHRADKLVRAGIGFVPQTNNVFPSLSIQENLQMGMYLRPRKFAERLEVVYDLFPVLGQRRGQRAGSLSGGERQSVAMARALMMDPKVLLLDEPSAGLSPVRQDETFIRTRRINKAGVSIVMVEQNARRCLQICDRAYVLDQGRNAYSGTGRALADDPKVIELYLGTLAKDVDAAG